One part of the Bdellovibrio sp. KM01 genome encodes these proteins:
- a CDS encoding SAM-dependent methyltransferase, producing MRLSFFRSYLEEIELKGFKELKEHLHRLEVAVIEYIRTRPALEQREFSHSSLLQMSALFAEEESWQPTGISLYRTFDRLDEVFELNYEADAGMKIETIDGGERLYEGAGVGVQSGYSTVLTALNHLQLADSARFVDLGSGYGRVGLVVGLLRPDINFVGYEYVPHRVHISAKTAERFQLHEHVKFEIQDLSLEEFSIPEAEVYYLYDPFSEETYKYVLDQLIEISRRKSIVIVTKGNARKWLLDVAARENWSQPKQYDSGNLCVFRTRSA from the coding sequence ATGCGCTTAAGCTTTTTCCGATCTTATTTGGAGGAAATCGAGCTTAAGGGTTTTAAAGAATTAAAAGAACATCTGCATCGTTTAGAAGTTGCAGTGATTGAGTATATCCGAACTCGCCCAGCTCTTGAACAGCGCGAGTTTTCCCATTCTTCTTTGCTTCAGATGTCAGCCCTCTTCGCGGAAGAAGAAAGCTGGCAGCCGACCGGGATTTCGCTTTATAGAACTTTCGATCGGCTGGATGAAGTTTTTGAACTTAATTACGAAGCTGATGCCGGAATGAAAATCGAGACGATTGATGGTGGGGAGCGCCTTTACGAGGGGGCGGGCGTGGGTGTGCAGTCCGGATACTCGACGGTATTAACGGCGCTCAATCATCTGCAGCTTGCCGATTCTGCGCGATTTGTCGATTTGGGTTCTGGCTATGGCCGAGTCGGTTTGGTTGTGGGACTGCTTAGACCCGATATCAACTTCGTGGGATATGAATATGTTCCCCATCGAGTTCATATTTCTGCAAAGACGGCTGAACGCTTTCAATTGCATGAACACGTTAAATTCGAAATTCAGGATTTGTCTTTAGAAGAGTTCTCGATTCCTGAGGCAGAGGTTTACTATCTCTATGATCCTTTCAGTGAAGAGACCTACAAATACGTCTTGGATCAATTAATTGAAATCAGTCGCAGAAAATCCATCGTGATTGTTACTAAAGGAAATGCCAGAAAGTGGCTGTTAGATGTAGCGGCGAGAGAGAATTGGTCTCAGCCAAAGCAATACGACAGCGGAAACCTGTGCGTATTCCGCACAAGGTCCGCCTAA
- a CDS encoding pyridoxamine 5'-phosphate oxidase family protein: MEDNTTNSIPEIKKLGDLIRDIKIAMLVTVSGGNSLHSAPLMTQEVDFDGSLWFIISKASQKASDIHNENRVNVIYSGHSKYISVTGVAELVDNQPDKVRELWSKAYEVWFPQGPNDPNVQLLRIDIEKAEYWEGHSNPVAKILEFVKLTTGSRHIKMGNHGELNLRH, from the coding sequence ATGGAAGATAACACAACAAACTCCATTCCCGAAATCAAGAAGCTTGGAGATTTAATCCGAGATATCAAAATCGCGATGCTGGTCACAGTTTCCGGTGGCAATAGTTTGCATAGCGCACCCTTGATGACACAGGAAGTGGATTTCGACGGCAGTCTCTGGTTTATCATTTCCAAAGCTTCGCAAAAGGCCTCTGACATTCACAACGAAAATCGCGTCAATGTTATTTACTCCGGACACAGCAAGTATATTTCCGTGACGGGTGTAGCAGAGCTCGTCGACAATCAGCCAGATAAAGTTCGTGAGCTTTGGTCAAAAGCATACGAAGTATGGTTTCCACAAGGCCCCAATGATCCCAACGTACAGCTTTTAAGAATTGATATTGAGAAGGCCGAGTACTGGGAAGGACATTCAAACCCCGTTGCCAAAATTCTGGAGTTTGTGAAACTAACCACTGGCTCCCGTCACATTAAGATGGGCAATCACGGGGAGCTGAATTTAAGACACTAA
- a CDS encoding murein L,D-transpeptidase, producing MRAAIKESWKHGLNPKLYWTDSLESKYSKGANVRAAANQAYLRMLNHLYGGSVNPQFVGYDVKFVKKDFLTPKQLRAIVLATGNDAKSLVDEVAPQNAPYQSVRQGFVKVYPACTNGTWSEIVPVNTSLRLYSKNPVISQIKRRLTILGYKMSNSDDVFDGDLLNAITDIQWNLRIKPDGEISPKGKVWQFLSVPCQERVRQLQVDMEKMRWFPQYFEDRYIFVNLAMSYFILMDTSNPDYQRVMSFRTVNGRPSRKSPTMRDLIVKVILNPYWTVPPTIFSEDKVNDLKVLTKAQIREYFDSHHYEVWSGDWKRRIDPTSIDWMALSQGRVSYDISIRQLPHLGNALGVVKFDLTNGFLIYLHDTNQRELFDVPMRQLSSGCMRLEKPFDLAEYLLEDTAWDRKTIESMVARPGEVLSKSTEIPVPKAKQTPVYTAYLTSMMSSDGVVRFVDDIYGQNATIKSYLSPLFVGEESSQYWGLN from the coding sequence ATGCGCGCAGCTATTAAAGAAAGCTGGAAGCATGGCCTGAATCCAAAACTTTATTGGACGGACAGTCTGGAATCCAAGTATTCCAAGGGAGCAAACGTTCGTGCGGCAGCGAACCAAGCCTATCTTCGAATGCTGAATCACCTTTATGGTGGAAGTGTTAACCCACAATTTGTGGGTTACGATGTTAAGTTCGTAAAAAAAGATTTTCTAACACCCAAACAGCTTCGTGCGATCGTTCTTGCTACGGGCAACGACGCCAAAAGCCTGGTTGACGAGGTGGCACCACAAAATGCTCCCTATCAATCCGTACGTCAGGGGTTCGTGAAAGTTTATCCTGCATGCACTAATGGAACTTGGTCGGAGATCGTTCCTGTGAATACGTCGCTTAGACTGTATTCAAAAAATCCGGTGATCTCGCAAATCAAAAGGCGTCTGACGATCTTGGGCTATAAAATGTCTAATTCCGACGACGTTTTTGACGGTGACCTACTGAATGCTATCACCGATATTCAATGGAATCTGCGTATCAAGCCTGACGGGGAAATTTCTCCAAAAGGCAAAGTATGGCAGTTCTTAAGTGTTCCTTGTCAGGAACGCGTACGTCAGTTGCAAGTCGATATGGAAAAAATGCGCTGGTTCCCGCAGTACTTTGAAGATCGCTATATCTTCGTGAATCTTGCGATGTCGTATTTCATCTTAATGGATACGTCCAACCCAGATTATCAGCGTGTGATGAGTTTCAGAACGGTCAATGGCCGACCTTCTCGCAAATCACCGACTATGCGGGATTTGATCGTCAAAGTGATTTTGAATCCATACTGGACCGTGCCACCCACGATCTTCAGTGAAGACAAAGTCAACGATTTGAAGGTTTTAACGAAAGCGCAGATTCGCGAGTACTTTGATTCCCATCACTATGAAGTGTGGTCCGGCGACTGGAAACGTCGTATTGATCCAACCTCGATTGATTGGATGGCTTTAAGTCAGGGTCGCGTCAGTTACGACATCAGCATCCGTCAGTTGCCTCACTTGGGGAATGCTCTTGGTGTTGTGAAATTCGATTTAACCAATGGATTCTTGATTTATCTTCATGACACCAATCAAAGGGAACTTTTCGACGTGCCCATGCGGCAGCTCAGCAGCGGTTGCATGCGCTTGGAAAAGCCATTTGATTTGGCCGAGTACTTACTGGAAGACACAGCTTGGGATCGCAAAACTATCGAATCGATGGTGGCTCGTCCAGGCGAAGTGTTAAGTAAGTCCACCGAGATTCCAGTACCGAAAGCTAAGCAAACACCAGTGTACACAGCCTATCTTACTTCGATGATGAGCTCAGATGGAGTCGTACGTTTTGTCGACGATATCTATGGTCAGAATGCGACGATTAAGTCGTATCTTTCCCCGCTCTTTGTGGGAGAAGAAAGCAGTCAATACTGGGGCTTAAATTAA
- a CDS encoding beta-sandwich domain-containing protein has protein sequence MHYGKMLLLFLASAQMASAAPTNHAAAPAKPGASESVSDKAKPDKGNGQLPKPPAPPTQPTQPPTENQYSGVGKVDSVTRQSGGEVYRLELVKAIPLVRIELKSKLGRSKIYSASLVTDKNDRVPLRLLTGINIDDGSAAVSSEILNVQTNIVAVEILAEAMGGESSVDIIAYSTKEAPRLALANRVPEFSCKRSLDSLLKDKLDPVQLWVGRAEGAAPGSVQEKFAGNQLKEQVRDFVSTIKSGGSYTTLNYLITLINFFADQYNNVRVGGVSEPAYRDLLQAGNDVMMIAIQNELPCRKFPSDTLIKISTDFAKKLQSMPADARARGLYEKLTTRVRDYAPDQYRKEIGAANLSFRDADNEGIKHYKNYISAKDGEFLKETSKSMSAYAFMVAENALKVEVKMMDVEQRYQLIVEFQGKYNSNGEYPQAVAARYLNILAEQTFGYRLFR, from the coding sequence ATGCATTACGGTAAGATGTTACTTTTATTTCTAGCCAGCGCTCAAATGGCAAGTGCGGCACCGACTAACCATGCAGCGGCACCGGCAAAACCGGGAGCTTCAGAAAGTGTTTCTGATAAAGCTAAGCCGGATAAAGGCAATGGACAACTGCCTAAGCCTCCAGCTCCACCAACACAACCGACTCAACCACCGACTGAAAATCAGTATTCCGGTGTGGGAAAAGTTGATTCTGTTACCAGACAAAGTGGCGGCGAGGTTTACAGACTGGAATTGGTTAAGGCGATCCCATTGGTTCGTATTGAGCTAAAATCAAAATTAGGTCGTTCAAAAATTTACTCTGCAAGCTTAGTGACAGATAAAAATGACCGTGTGCCTTTGCGTTTGCTAACAGGTATTAATATCGATGATGGTTCTGCCGCTGTCAGTTCGGAAATTCTGAATGTTCAAACAAATATTGTAGCAGTTGAAATCTTGGCTGAGGCTATGGGTGGGGAATCTTCTGTGGATATCATTGCATACTCCACGAAAGAAGCTCCTCGTTTGGCATTGGCGAATCGTGTGCCTGAATTTTCATGCAAACGCAGTCTGGATTCGTTGTTAAAAGATAAGTTGGATCCAGTGCAATTGTGGGTAGGTCGTGCGGAAGGTGCCGCTCCCGGATCTGTTCAGGAAAAATTTGCTGGTAACCAGTTGAAGGAACAAGTTCGCGATTTCGTTTCGACAATTAAATCAGGTGGCTCTTATACGACGCTTAACTATTTGATCACTTTGATCAATTTCTTTGCTGATCAATACAACAACGTTCGCGTTGGGGGTGTATCAGAACCAGCATACCGTGATTTGCTGCAAGCAGGTAACGACGTGATGATGATTGCAATTCAAAATGAACTTCCTTGTCGCAAATTCCCAAGTGACACATTGATCAAAATCTCAACTGATTTCGCTAAGAAGCTTCAATCTATGCCGGCAGACGCTCGGGCTCGCGGATTATATGAAAAATTGACGACAAGAGTTCGTGACTATGCTCCAGATCAATATCGTAAAGAAATCGGCGCGGCGAATTTGTCTTTCCGTGATGCCGATAACGAAGGTATCAAACACTACAAAAACTACATCTCGGCTAAAGACGGTGAGTTCTTGAAAGAAACCAGCAAAAGCATGAGTGCTTACGCATTCATGGTTGCGGAAAATGCTTTGAAGGTTGAAGTAAAAATGATGGACGTGGAACAACGCTATCAGCTGATTGTTGAGTTCCAAGGAAAATACAACTCCAACGGGGAGTATCCACAAGCTGTTGCTGCCAGATATCTAAATATCCTGGCTGAACAGACCTTTGGCTATCGTTTATTCCGTTAA
- a CDS encoding class I SAM-dependent methyltransferase yields MSQAKVIPDHTAVRVALWRALHVELDSAPSVLVDTVGLKLIAPEDGWKNRGDMHPMGTRGYRASIVGRARLFEDIVEEKIGNGIDQYVILGAGLDTFAQRRPDLAVKVKVFEIDQPDTQAWKRKRLEETGFGIAENLVLVPVDFESGESWRKKISQHGFNDQKPAVVTSTGVSMYLNRETNKAMMTEISQMAPGTTFAMTFMLPLEMLPAEDRPGHERVYAAAKAAGTPFVSFFKPPEAVALALEAGFKTAKHVSREEVIEKYFKGRADGLEPSPGEEFLIATV; encoded by the coding sequence ATGTCTCAAGCGAAAGTAATTCCTGATCATACGGCTGTTCGAGTTGCGCTTTGGCGTGCGCTGCACGTGGAGCTTGATTCAGCTCCTTCAGTGCTTGTCGATACGGTCGGTTTAAAGTTAATCGCACCGGAAGATGGCTGGAAAAATCGTGGGGACATGCATCCAATGGGAACTCGTGGCTACCGAGCCTCGATTGTGGGACGAGCTCGTTTGTTCGAAGATATCGTTGAAGAAAAAATTGGAAATGGAATCGATCAATACGTCATCTTAGGTGCGGGATTGGATACCTTTGCTCAGCGCCGTCCTGATTTAGCCGTAAAGGTGAAAGTTTTTGAAATCGATCAACCTGACACTCAAGCCTGGAAACGAAAACGTCTGGAAGAAACTGGATTCGGCATCGCTGAAAATTTGGTTTTGGTACCGGTCGACTTCGAATCGGGTGAATCCTGGAGAAAAAAAATTTCTCAGCACGGCTTCAATGATCAAAAGCCAGCAGTGGTCACATCAACGGGTGTCTCTATGTATCTGAATCGTGAAACGAACAAAGCCATGATGACGGAAATTTCCCAGATGGCCCCGGGAACGACATTTGCGATGACCTTTATGCTTCCATTAGAAATGTTGCCAGCAGAAGATCGCCCGGGTCATGAAAGAGTCTATGCGGCTGCAAAAGCCGCAGGCACGCCGTTTGTCAGTTTTTTTAAACCACCGGAGGCCGTTGCTTTGGCTTTGGAGGCTGGTTTTAAAACTGCGAAACATGTGTCCCGAGAAGAAGTTATTGAAAAGTATTTTAAAGGCCGTGCGGATGGACTTGAACCATCGCCTGGCGAAGAATTTTTAATTGCCACGGTTTAA
- a CDS encoding DUF1398 domain-containing protein, protein MANTNKNIEKLVEAQKRAMSVRPKVGGFPYLAEALRQAGILKNIWSLPSCQSVYLMKEGGVVQQGTPLVTGTHSVPSFDKDALIKAIRTDQAGNSTFPEFLDSTWKAGVVKYEVDFSRRQVNYCGANGESYLEEYPAVEIKESLVG, encoded by the coding sequence ATGGCAAACACTAATAAAAACATCGAGAAACTAGTAGAAGCGCAAAAGCGTGCCATGTCTGTTCGTCCTAAAGTTGGTGGATTTCCCTATCTTGCAGAGGCGCTAAGACAAGCTGGTATTTTAAAAAATATTTGGTCGTTGCCCTCGTGCCAATCGGTTTATCTGATGAAAGAGGGCGGTGTGGTTCAGCAAGGAACACCTTTAGTAACGGGTACTCATTCCGTACCGAGTTTTGATAAAGATGCATTGATCAAAGCAATTCGCACCGATCAAGCAGGTAACAGTACTTTTCCGGAATTCCTGGATTCAACTTGGAAAGCCGGGGTCGTGAAATATGAAGTGGATTTCTCTCGTCGCCAGGTGAACTATTGCGGTGCCAATGGAGAGTCTTATCTTGAGGAATATCCCGCTGTTGAAATCAAAGAATCCTTAGTTGGATAG
- a CDS encoding nitronate monooxygenase family protein codes for MNLLKELGIEKPLILAPMAGGPSTPQLVAAASNAGILGSLGCAYEAPEQIHETIRKTKELTTKPFAVNLFAPQADPILSQSQIEAATAALALYRKELELNSAPSLKPPFSYDFDKQFEVVLKAAPAGFSFTFGLISKDHINACRSHKIVTMGTATTLEEALLLEDLGADAIVAQGVEAGGHRGLFSTETPDPLIGILDLTKSIVKNTKIPVIAAGGIMDGQGIRAALTAGAQVAQMGTAFLLCDEAGTSAPYRQALTDSPPDATKLTRAFSGRIARGIENRFMREMENKKESILPFPAQNNFTRDIRNKSAQMGKSDFLSLWAGSNFSRIRKMPTKELVEVLWQEYLSN; via the coding sequence ATGAATCTTTTAAAAGAACTCGGCATTGAAAAACCTTTGATTCTGGCTCCAATGGCAGGCGGTCCTTCGACTCCTCAGCTGGTTGCGGCAGCGTCAAATGCGGGAATCTTGGGATCACTGGGCTGTGCCTACGAAGCTCCCGAGCAGATTCATGAAACTATTCGTAAAACCAAAGAACTTACGACAAAACCCTTTGCAGTAAACTTATTCGCACCGCAAGCAGATCCGATTCTTTCACAAAGCCAGATTGAGGCCGCAACGGCGGCACTTGCCCTCTACAGAAAAGAACTGGAACTGAATTCAGCACCATCTTTGAAACCGCCATTTTCATATGACTTTGACAAGCAGTTTGAAGTTGTTCTAAAGGCAGCTCCTGCTGGATTTAGTTTCACTTTTGGTCTGATATCTAAAGACCATATAAATGCCTGCAGATCCCACAAGATTGTCACCATGGGAACCGCAACCACTTTGGAGGAAGCTCTGCTACTTGAAGATTTGGGAGCTGATGCGATCGTGGCCCAAGGGGTGGAAGCCGGGGGACATCGCGGGCTTTTTTCGACGGAAACTCCAGATCCGTTGATTGGAATATTGGACCTGACAAAATCCATCGTAAAGAACACTAAAATTCCGGTAATTGCAGCGGGTGGCATCATGGATGGTCAAGGCATTCGCGCAGCCCTTACGGCCGGAGCACAAGTGGCTCAAATGGGAACTGCATTTCTTTTGTGTGATGAAGCGGGAACTTCAGCACCCTATCGGCAGGCCCTCACTGATTCGCCACCTGATGCGACCAAATTGACTCGCGCATTCTCAGGGAGAATCGCCCGTGGAATCGAAAATCGCTTTATGCGCGAAATGGAAAACAAGAAAGAAAGCATTCTGCCTTTTCCGGCTCAGAATAATTTCACCAGAGACATCAGAAACAAATCGGCGCAAATGGGAAAATCAGACTTTCTTTCATTGTGGGCGGGAAGTAATTTTTCAAGAATCAGGAAAATGCCCACCAAAGAACTTGTCGAAGTCCTTTGGCAAGAATACCTATCCAACTAA